The Halorhodospira halophila SL1 genomic sequence CGCTGCTCGCCTCGTCCTGGCTCCACACCCAGCAACCGTTGTCCTTGAGCAGCTTGGCCCCCTTGGCCCCGTCCGAGCCCATACCAGTGAGCACGATCCCCAGCACCCCTGCCGGGGCCAGCCGGGCCAGCTCGCTGAAGGCAATATCGACGCTCGGCTTGTAGTGGTGGTCGCTCTGCCCCTCATAGGTGTAGACACTGAGCGCGCCGCTGCGCCCGCGTACCCCCAGGTGCCGGCCGCCGGGGGCGAGGAGCACCTCGCCAGGGCGCAGCAGGTCGTCGTCATCCGCCTCGCGGACCTGCACCTGGCAGAGCTCATTGAGGCGCTCGGCGAAGGCCGGGGTGAAGGAGGCCGGCATATGCTGGATCACCAGCACGGGCACCGGGAAGCTCGCCGGTAGCCGGGTCAGCACCCGCTGCAGCGCCACCGGCCCGCCGGTGGAGCACCCGATGACCACCGCCTGCAGATCGGCCAGGCGCGGACCGCCGCGGCCGGCGCGCCGCGCCCCAGTGGCCGGGGCCGGCTGCGCTGCAGGGGCCGGCGCCCGCGCCGCGGCTTCGCCTTCCGGGCGTGAGCGAGCCGCCGGCGGGGTGCGGCTGGGCGTCGGGGCCTCGCCGGTAGCCGGAGGCGCAGCCGCCGGCGCCCGGGCCTGGGAAACCGCAGCCTGCCCGCCCCGGGGGCCACCCCCGCGCCGGCCGCCGCCGAGCTCGACCAGCCGCCCGCAGAGCTGACGCTGGACCGCCTCCATGTCGCCGGAGATGTCGGCGAACCGCTTGGGGATGAAATCGGCGGCGCCGGCTTCAAGCGCCTCGATGGTCGCCCGAGCCCCCTCGTGGGTGAGCGAGGAGAACATCAGCACCGGGGTGGGTCGGCGCTGCATGATCTCGCGGACCGCCGAGATGCCGTCGAGTTCGGGCATCTCGATGTCCATGGTGATCACGTCCGGGCACAGCCGCTGGGCCAGCGACACGGCCTGTCGGCCGTCGGCAGCCTCGCCGCAGACCTCGAGACGCGGGTCCTGCTCGACCATGGCGCGGATGCGCCGGCGGAAGAAACCGGAATCGTCGACCACCAGAACCCGAATGCTCACCCAGTCCTCCTCGACCAGCGACGCGCGCCCCGCGCCCGGGAGGCCTACAGCCGCTTGCCGTACGCCTTGATCAGGCTCGGAATGTCGACGATCAGGGCGATCTGCCCGTCGCCGGTAATCGTGGACCCAGCCAACCCGGGCAGGCCGTGGAGCAGCGCACCGAGGGGCTTGATGACCACCTCCTCGAGACCGATGACCTCATCGACGACGAAGCCCACCGCCTGATTGCCGACGATCACCGTGATGACCTGGCGCTCGTCCTCGGACTCCTCACCGTTGGCCATCTCGCGTTTGGTGGTCAACACCGGCTCGCCCGCCTGGCTGAGCCAGCGCTCGAGGAAGAACAGTGGCATGGCCTTGTCGCGGACGATGGCCACCAGGCGGTTGTTGACCACGTTGGTACGCACGTCCTGGAGCTCGAAGATCTCGCGGACTACCGACATGGGCAGGGCGAACTTGCGCCCGGAGATCTTGACCATCAGCGTCGGCAGGATGGCCAGGGTCAGGGGCAGCTGGATGCGCATGACCGTGCCGCGGCCCAGTTCCGAGTCGATGTCCACCGTGCCGTTGAGCCGCGAGAGGCTGTTCTTGACCACGTCCATGCCCACGCCGCGTCCGGAGACGTCGGAGATCTCCTCCTTGCTGGAGAAACCGGCGTGGAAGATGAGGCTGAACGCCTCCTTGTCGTCGAGCCGCGAGGCCGACTCCTCGTCCATCAGGCCCTTCTTCACCGCCAGGCCGCGCAGCTTGTCCGGGTCCATGCCGCGCCCGTCGTCAGCGATGGTCAGCAGGATGTGGTCGCCCTCCTGCTCGGCGGCCAGGGTCACCGTGCCCTGGCGCGGCTTGCCGGCGGCCTCGCGCTCATCGGGGTACTCCACGCCGTGGTCGACGGCGTTGCGCACCAGGTGGACCATGGGATCGGCCAGGGCCTCGACCATGTTCTTGTCCAGGTCGGTGTCCTCGCCGTGGGTCTCCAGGGTGACCTCCTTGTCGAGCTGGCGCGCCAGGTCGCGGATCACTCGGGGGAAACGCCCGAAGACCTTCTTGATCGGCTGCATGCGCGTCTTCATCACCGAAGACTGCAGGTCGGAGGTGACCAGCTCGAGATCGCTGACCGCCTGGCCGAGGCGGTCGTCGTCGACCTCGTTGCGCAGATTGGAGAGGCGGTTGCGCACCAGCACCAGCTCGCCGACCAGGTTCATGATCTCGTCGAGCTTGGCGGTATCCACCCGCACCGAGGCCTCGACCTTGTTGCCGCCACCGCCGGCATCGGCACCGGCGGCGCCACCTTTATCGGCGGCGCCGCCACCCCCGCCGCCCTTGTTGCCACCGCCACCGGCGGCGGGTTGCCGGGCGGGCTTCTCGGCACCACCGCTCCCCTGGCCCGTGGCAGGCTGCGGCGACTCGGCCGCCGGCTGTTCGGGGGCGGATGGACTAGACGGCGACGGCTGGGGCGGGGCCGGCTCCGGGGTACTCTCCTGCGCGCCGTCCACCGCCGGCGGCGGCGCATCCTTGCCCGGCGCGGCGCCGGGGCCGTAGAGACTGTCGAGCAGCTGCTCGAACTCCTCCTCGGTAATCTCCTCACCGCCCCCACCCGAGTCCGACCCGGCGGGGGCGTCGGCGGCCGGCTGCTCGGCCGCCGGCTTGCCCTGGTGCTGCCCCTTGCCGTGCAGTTCGTCGAGGAGCTGCTCGAACTCGGCGTCGGAGATCTCGTCTCCGCCGGTATCGACGGAGGCCTCATCCCCCTCATCGAGGGCTGTCAGCAGCTCGTCGAACTCGGCGTCACTCCCATCGCCGCCCTGCCCCGGCGTTGCCGGCTGTGCGGCGGCCGGCGCCGGCTCGGCACCGGCAGCCGGCGGCGCAGAGCCGCCGGCATCCGGCTTCTTGAGGCGGTCGAGCTCCTGGAGCAGCTCCGCCGGGGCGGGCTCCGGGTCGCTGCCGCTCTCGATCTGTCCGAACTGCGCCACCACCACATCGAGGGCGCGCAGGACGGAGTCCATCAGTTCCTGGGAGACCTGCTTGTCGCCATTACGCAGCAGGTTGAAGACGTCCTCGGTGCGGTGGCAGACGTCCACCAGCGGGTCGAGCCCCAGGAACCCGGCGCCGCCCTTGATGGTGTGGAAGCCGCGGAAGACCGAGTTGAGCAGGTCCTTATCCTCGCCGTGCTGCTCCAGGTCCACCAGCTGCTCGCCCAGCCGGTCGAGGATCTCCCGAGACTCGACCAGGAAGTCCTGCACGATGTCGTCGTCGAGGTCGATGGCCATGCTCGGCCTCCGCTGTTGTTGGGCTTCTCGGTGCCCGGGTTAGAACCCCAGACTCGACAGGAGGTCGTCCACCTCGTCCTGTCCACTGACCACATCATCGCCGCCCTGCCCGGGCAGGGTCGGCCCCTCGCCGCGGCGCATGCGCTCGCTGGCCGCCTCGGCGTCCTCGGCGGCACGCCCCGGGCGCTGGAGACCATCCTCCTCGAAGCGCTGCCCGGAGATCCTTACCAACTGGACCAGGTTCCCCTCGACCTCCTCGACCAGGGCGATGACCTTGCGGATGATCTGCCCGGTCAGGTCCTGGTAGTCCTGGGCCATCAGCGCCTCGTTGAGCTGATCGCTGATCTGCCGGCTGTCGGCCTGAACCCGACCCAGGAAGGCTTCCAGATCCCGGGAGAGTTCGCGGAAGTCCTCGACGTTGAGCTCGCGGCGCTGGAAGGCCTGCCAGCGCTCGGCCAGCCGCGCTCCCTCCTCGGCCAACTGCTGCGCCAGCGGCGCGCTGCCCTCGATCACCGTCAGGGTACGGTGCGCGGCCTGCTCGGTCATGGTGATGACGTAGTTCAGGCGCTCGCGGGCGTCGGGGATCTCCTGGGAGGTGATATCGGCCAGGCGCTCATCGTAGTTGAACGCCTTGATCGCCTCGTGCAGGTCCCGCGTCAGGGTGCCGAGTTCGCGGAAGAGCTCCGTCTCCCGCAGGTGGGTCAGATCGTCGATGACCGCCTGGGCGCCCTCGCTATCCCCGGCATCGACGTGCTCCAGCAGCTGCTGGGCCGCCCGCCGGTACGCTTCGAGATCGGCGCCGCCGCTGCCCTGCTCCCGGCGCATGCTGTTCAACCCCCACCTGCCTGGACCCGTTCGAAGATCTTGTCGATCTTTTCGCGCAGCGTGGCCGCCGTGAAGGGCTTGACGATGTAGCCGTTCACCCCGGCCTGCGCTGCCTCCATGATCTGCTCGCGCTTGGCCTCGGCGGTGACCATCAGCGTCGGCAGATCCTTGAGGTTCGGATCGGCACGAACGTGCTTGAGCAGTTCCAGGCCGGTCATGCCGGGCATGTTCCAGTCGGTGATGAGGAATTGGATCCCGCCCTTTTGCAGGATGGGCAGCGCCGTGTTGCCGTCGTCGGCTTCAACCACGTTGTTGTAGCCGAGCTCGCGCAACAGGTTTTTGATGATGCGCCTCATCGTGGAGAAGTCATCCACCACGAGGATCTTGATGTTCTTGTCCGCTGCCACATTGCCCCCCTATCTCGAGGCCTTGCCAAGCCGTGCTAAGCCGTTCGTTCCTGCTGCTCGCGCCGCCACTCGCCGAGGCGATTGCGCAGCTTGAGCATGATCCGGCCGTGGATCTGGCTGACCCGCGACTCCGAGACCCCGAGGACCTCACCGATTTCGCGCAGGTTGAGCTCCTCATCGTAATAGAGCGCCATGACCAGACGCTCGCGCTCAGGCAGCTCGCGGATCGCCTCGGCCAGTTCACCCTGAAACGCCTCGTCCTGCAGCATCGCCAGCGGCCCCGGCTCGTGCCCGGCGGGCTCGTGGGGTTCGCCGGTGCCCGGATCCTCCTGATCGATGCTGAAGACTTTCGCCGAGGACACATCCTGCAGGATATTGTGGTATTCCGCCACCGAGATCCCCAGGGCCTCGGCCACTTCGTGGTCGCGAGCGTCCCGCCCGGTCTGGTGCTCGATGGTGCGGATCGCCTCGGCCACCTCGCGGCCCTTGCGGTGGACCGATCGCGGCGTCCAGTCAAGCCGGCGCATCTCATCGAGCATGGCGCCGCGGATGCGGATCCCGGCGTAGGTCTGGAAGCTCGCGCCCTGGGAGGAGTCGTACTGGCGCGCCGCCTCGAGCAGGCCGATCATGCCGGCCTGGATCAGATCCTCGAGCTGCACGCTCGGCGGCAGGCGGCTGGCCAGGTGGTGGGCGATCCGCTTGACCAGGGAGGCGTGGCGGGTGACGAGGTCCTCGTCGCCCTGTTGCGCCACCGCGGTGTACATCGCGTGACCATTCATCAGGTCACCTCTCCCCCCATGCTGCTGTATTCAATCAGTCGCTCGACGAAGAACTCCAGGTTGCCGGTGGCACCGGAGGGCGTCGGCCATGCATCGATGCGCCGCGCCAGGTCGTTGAAGGCACGCGCCGAGGGGCTGTTCGGGTAGGTCTCCACCACCGGCTGCTGCTTCTGCACCGCCCGGCGCAGACGATCATCCTCAGGGATGGCGCCGATGAAGTCCAGATTCAGGTCGAGGAAGCGCTCGGTGGCCACGGACAGCTTCTGGTGCAGCATCTGCCCCTCGCGGCGACTGCGCACGCGGTTGGCAACCAGATGGAAGCGCTCGACCCCGTAGCGGTTGAGCACCTTGATCAGGGCGTAGGCGTCGGTGATCGACGAGGGCTCGTTGCAGGCGACGATGACCAGCTCGCGGCAGGCGCGCACGAAGCTGACCACACTCTCGGAAATGCCCGCCGCGGTATCGACCAGCAGCACGTCGACATCGCGCTGGAGCTCGCTGAAGCAGCGGATCAACCCGGCGTGCTCGGCGGCGGTGAGCTCGGCCATGCGCTGGGTACCCGACGAGGCGGGCACGATGGTAAAGCCCCCGGGGGCCTCCACCAGGACCTCGTCGAGGCTGGCGTCACCGGAGAGCACGTGGGAGAGGTTGAGCTTGGGCGACAGCCCCAGGGCCACATCGACGTTGGCCAGGCCCAGGTCGGCGTCGAACAGCATCACCTCCTGGCCCATGCGGCTGAGCGCGGTGGCCAGATTCACGGAGACGTTGGTCTTGCCGACTCCGCCCTTGCCGCCGGTGACGGCGACCACCTTGACCGGTCTGGTTTTCGCCATCCTGCGCAACCCCGCCGCCTGATCGAGGCCCGGCTCAGTCAGGAACATGCGCCTCCCCCACCGAGCGCCAATGCCAGGGCTTCCTCATCCGCCTCCTGGACGTGCTCGTCCAGCAGGGCACATGCCCGGTGGACGAGTGTATCACCCCTGGCCGCCTGGAGGTCTTCCGGCACCCGCTGGCCCACGGCCAGGTAGGCGATGGGCAGCTTGGTGCGCAGGGCGCAGGTCATCGCCCCGCCCAGACTCGAGGCCTCGTCGACCTTGGTGAAGATGCAGCCCACCGGCTCGGCGCCGGCGAAGGCGCTGACCGATTCGGTCAGGGTCGCCATCTGCGTGGCCGCCGAGAGCACCAGGTACGTCTTCACCAGGCCCTCCGCGCTGCCCAGGGTCTTGAACTGCTCAGCCAGGCGGACATCGCGCTGACTCATGCCCACCGTGTCGATGAGCACCAGACCACGATCCATCAAATCGTCGACAATCGTGCGCAGCTCGTGACGATTGGTGGCGGTGTAGACCGGGACGTCGAGGATACGGGCATAGGTGAGCAGCTGATCCTGGGCGCCGACCCGGTAGTTGTCGGTGCTGACCAGCGCCACCTGCTCGCGGCCGTGACGCAGGGCGTAGCGCGCCGCCAGCTTGGCCACCGTGGTGGTCTTGCCGACGCCGGTGGGGCCGACCAGGGCGTAGACCCCGCCGCGATCGACGATCTGATCACCGGCGATGGGCAGATGCCGGGCGATCAGGGCCAGGGCCTTGCGGAAGGCGGTGTCGGGGTTCTCGTCGCCGCCGATGTGATCGGCCAGCTTACGACTGACCTCGGTACCCATACCGAGGTCGGTAAGCCGCTTGATCACCGCGGCCCGCGCCGGGTGGCGGTGGCCCATGCGATTCCACTCGAGCAGCGAGAGCTGGTTCTCGAAGAGGCTGCGCAGGGTACGGATCTCCTCGCGCATCTCCTGGAAGGCCGGCTCCTCCTCGACACGCCGCCGGCTTGCGCCGCCGCCGCTCGCCGCGGCGGCACCACTCTGGGCGCCGCTGCTGGCCGCCTCCGCGGCGGCGCCTATCGCCGCAGCGTGCTCCGCGCCACCGAGCCCGTGGTGACGCTGCCCGGCACTGCCCCCGCCGACGCCGCCTTGACTCCGCTCCGGGCGGGACGCCGGATCGCGCCGCGGCTGCTCGGCGCGCTTGCGCTCCACCTCCTGGTGCTCACGGCTGAGGGCGTCGAAGAGTTCGGCGTCCTCGTCGGCACCACCGACCCGCAGGTCGATCCGCGGCTCGCGGCGTTCGCCCCCGGCGGCGGCGCCGCGCTCCTGACCGGCGCTGCGGTGGGCGGCGGCATTGGCGCGGGCCCGCTCCGCCGCGCCGGAATCGATGCGCGGCCGCCCACGGGACGCCGACCCGCCCTCGCGCTGCGGCAGGGCGTCGTCGGCCACGGCGCCACCCGCCCGCAGGCTGCGCAGCCGGGCCAGCGCCGCCTCGCGGGCGCGGCCGGCCTCATCCTCGGTCTCACCGGCCTCCCCGGCCTCCCCGGCGGGCTCACCGCCGGCCGCAGGCAGATCCGGCTCCCCGGGGCGCGGCCCCGGGGACCCGTCCAGGGGCGGGATCTCGGCCGCCCGCGGATCTTGTGCGCGGGCCGCCGCCTGAACGGCGCGCTCATCGTAGTCCACCGCCGAGATCACCTCCACGCCGCCATCGACGTTGCGCGAGGAGATGACCACGGCGTCCGGGCCGTGCTGCTCCTTGACCTTACGCAGCGCCTCGCGGGTATTGGCGGCGAAGATTCGCTTGATTCGCATGGTGCGTTACCCCTGCTTGCCCGATTCCTCCTGCCCCTGGCCGACGTTGGCAATGATGCGCACCTGCCGGTCGTCCGGGACCTCGTTGTAGGACAGGACGTAAAGCCCCGACGCCACGTTGCGGGTCAGCCGTCGCAGCCAGTGACGCAGCGGCGGTGACGTCAGCAATACGGCGGGCTGACCGGCGGCTTCTTGACGCTGCACCGCCTGGGAGATCGAGCGCTGCATGCGCTCAGCCAGCCCGGGCTCGATGCCGCCGCCTCCGTCCCCGGCACCCTGTACAGAATTAAGCAAGAGTTGTTCCAACTGTGGCTCCAGGGTGATCACCGGCACCTCACGCTCCATGCCGACGATCTCCTGGAGGATCATACGGCTGAGCGCCTCACGCACGTGCTGGGTGAGCTGCCCCGGATCCTTGGTCTTCTGCCCGTGCTCGGCCATCGCCTCGACGATGGTGCGCATGTCGCGGATGGGCACACCCTCCTCGAGCAGGTTCTGAAGAACCTTCACCACCACGGACAGGGAGAGGGTGTTGGGCACCAACTCCTCGACCAGCTTCGGCTGGCTCTGGCCGAGCATGTCGAGCAGCTTCTGCGCCTCCTCGTGGCCGAAGAGCTGATGGGCGTTACGCTGCACCTCCTGGGAGAGGTGGGTGGCAATCACCGTGCTGGCGTCCACCACCGTGTAGCCCAGGGTCTGCGCGTAATCGTGCTGGGACGGCTCGATCCACACCGCGTCAAGGCCGAAGGCGGGATCCTTGGTCGGCGAGCCGGAGAGCTCGCCGTGGACCGTCCCGGGGTTGATGGCCAGCTCGCGGCCAGGCTGTACGTCGCCCTCGGCCACCGGGACGCCGTGGATACTGACGCGGTAGATGTTCGGCCCGAGATCCAGATTGTCGCGGATGTGCACCGGCTGAACCAGGAAGCCCAGATCCTGGGAGAGCTTCTTGCGCACGCCCTTGATCCGCGTCAGCAGCTGCCCGCCCTGGTTGCGGTCGACCAGCGGGATCAGGCCGTACCCCACCTCCAGCCCCACTGGATCCACCGGCGGGACGTCGTCCCAGGTCAGTTCCTTCTTCTCGGGATCCTCCGGCTCCTAGGCGGTCCGCTCGGCCTCGGTCGACTGCTGCGCCGCCGTCGCGGCCTCGACCTGGCGCTGCCCGGCGTACCACGCCCCCAGTGCGCACAGCCCGGCGAAAAACAGGAACGGCACCGGCGGCAACCCCGGAGCCAGGCCGAGCAGGCCGATGATCGCGGCGACCACCCAGAGCACCTGCGGGTTGCTGAACAGCTGCTCGAGGATGTCGTCGGTCATCCGCCGGGTATCCGAGCGGCGGGTGACCAGGATGGCCGTGGCGCTGGAGAGCACCAGTGAGGGGATCTGCGCCACCAGACCGTCGCCGATGGTCAGCAGCGTGTAGTTGCGGGCGGCCTCGTCGACCGGCATGCCGTGCTGGGTCATGCCGATGATCAAGCCGCCGACGATGTTGATCAGCAGGATCAAGATGCCAGCGATGGCGTCGCCGCGGACGAACTTGGCGGCACCATCCATGGAGCCGTAGAAGTCGGCCTCCTGCCCCACTTCCTGGCGCCGGTTGCGCGCCTCCTCCTGGCTGATGATGCCGGCGTTGAGGTCGGCGTCGATGGCCATCTGCTTACCCGGCAGCGCATCCAGGGTGAAACGCGCTGAGACCTCGGAGATACGCCCGGCACCCTTGGTGACCACCACAAAGTTGATGATCACCAGGATGGCGAAGACCACGAAACCCACCACGTAATTGGCGCCGACGACGAACTCGCCGAAGGACTGGATGACGTTGCCCGCCGCGTCGGTGCCGGTGTGGCCATCCAGGAGGATGATCCGGGTCGAGGCGATGTTCAGCGCCAGGCGCAGCAGCGTGGCCACCAGCAGGATGGTCGGGAAGACCGCGAACTCCAGCGGCCGCATGATGTAGACGGTGACCAGGAGGATCGACAGCGACAGGACGATGTTGAAGGTGAACAGCATGTCCAGCGCCAGCGGCGGCAGCGGCACGATCATCATCCCCAGCAGGGCGATGACCAGCAGCGGTGTGCCCAGCCCGCGCGAGCCGATGTTGCGGATCTGATCGGCGATGGCCGAATTCATCGGCGGCTATCCCCTCCTCGCTCGTCGGATGACGCCTCGCCGCCGGTGTCGTAGCCGGACGGGACCTCTGGCTCCGGCCGCTGCGGCGGCGTCCAGCCGCGGCGCTGCGCGGCCTGGAACTGATAGACGTAGGCCAGCACCTGGGCCACGGCGAAGTAGAGCGCGCCCGGGATCTCCTGGTCCAGATCGGCGGAATGATACAACGCGCGCGCCAGCGGCGGGGCCTGGAAGATCAGGATGTCGTTCTCCTCGGCCAGCTCGCGGATGCGCGCGGCGAGCAGATCGGCGCCCTTGGCCACCACGGTGGGGGCGCGCATGGTCGACTGATCATACTTGAGCGCCACGGCGTAGTGGGCCGGGTTGGTGATGACCACGTCGGCATCGGGAACATTCTCCATCATCCGCCGGTTGGTCATCTCCCGCTGCTGTTCGCGGACCCGCTGCTTGACCTCCGGCTTACCCTCGGTCTGCTTGAACTCCTCCTTCACCTCCTGCCGCGTCATGCGGATCTTCTGGGTGTGGTCGTAGATCTGGTAGGGGATGTCGATGGCCACCACCACCAGCATCGATAGCGCCAACAGGAAAAAGAAGATATAGAACAGCCGCATACCCTCGGCCATGGACGGCTCGAGCGGGGCGCGACTCATGGTGTAGAAGTTGTCCCAGAAGAGCACGAACAGCCCGACGGCGGTGCCGCCGATGACCAGCACCTTGCCCAAGGCCTTACCCAGCTCCACCGCCGCCTTGGTCCCGAACATGCGCTGGAACCCCTTGATGGGGCTGAGCTTTTCGGGCTTGGGCTGCATCGGATGGAAGGAGAAGCTCCACCCGCCCAGGGCGGTGGGCGCGATCACCGCAGCGGCGAGCATCACCGCGATGAATGGCAACACAGTGAGCAATCCACGCCCCAGCGCCTCGTGCAGCCGCTCGATGACGATCCCGGGGTCGTAGATGTGGCTGCGATCGATGGTGAACGACCACTCCAGCAGCGCGGTCAGCTGATTGCCCATGAACGGCCCCAGCGCCAGCAACGCACCGGCGGCCACGAGCAGCAGCAGCATGGTGGTCAGCTCCCGCGAGCGCGGGACCTGCCCCTTCTTGCGCGATTCCTCGC encodes the following:
- a CDS encoding protein-glutamate methylesterase/protein-glutamine glutaminase, whose amino-acid sequence is MSIRVLVVDDSGFFRRRIRAMVEQDPRLEVCGEAADGRQAVSLAQRLCPDVITMDIEMPELDGISAVREIMQRRPTPVLMFSSLTHEGARATIEALEAGAADFIPKRFADISGDMEAVQRQLCGRLVELGGGRRGGGPRGGQAAVSQARAPAAAPPATGEAPTPSRTPPAARSRPEGEAAARAPAPAAQPAPATGARRAGRGGPRLADLQAVVIGCSTGGPVALQRVLTRLPASFPVPVLVIQHMPASFTPAFAERLNELCQVQVREADDDDLLRPGEVLLAPGGRHLGVRGRSGALSVYTYEGQSDHHYKPSVDIAFSELARLAPAGVLGIVLTGMGSDGAKGAKLLKDNGCWVWSQDEASSVIYGMPAAVAKAGLSDQVLPLERIGDELARLR
- a CDS encoding chemotaxis protein CheA, coding for MAIDLDDDIVQDFLVESREILDRLGEQLVDLEQHGEDKDLLNSVFRGFHTIKGGAGFLGLDPLVDVCHRTEDVFNLLRNGDKQVSQELMDSVLRALDVVVAQFGQIESGSDPEPAPAELLQELDRLKKPDAGGSAPPAAGAEPAPAAAQPATPGQGGDGSDAEFDELLTALDEGDEASVDTGGDEISDAEFEQLLDELHGKGQHQGKPAAEQPAADAPAGSDSGGGGEEITEEEFEQLLDSLYGPGAAPGKDAPPPAVDGAQESTPEPAPPQPSPSSPSAPEQPAAESPQPATGQGSGGAEKPARQPAAGGGGNKGGGGGGAADKGGAAGADAGGGGNKVEASVRVDTAKLDEIMNLVGELVLVRNRLSNLRNEVDDDRLGQAVSDLELVTSDLQSSVMKTRMQPIKKVFGRFPRVIRDLARQLDKEVTLETHGEDTDLDKNMVEALADPMVHLVRNAVDHGVEYPDEREAAGKPRQGTVTLAAEQEGDHILLTIADDGRGMDPDKLRGLAVKKGLMDEESASRLDDKEAFSLIFHAGFSSKEEISDVSGRGVGMDVVKNSLSRLNGTVDIDSELGRGTVMRIQLPLTLAILPTLMVKISGRKFALPMSVVREIFELQDVRTNVVNNRLVAIVRDKAMPLFFLERWLSQAGEPVLTTKREMANGEESEDERQVITVIVGNQAVGFVVDEVIGLEEVVIKPLGALLHGLPGLAGSTITGDGQIALIVDIPSLIKAYGKRL
- a CDS encoding protein phosphatase CheZ produces the protein MRREQGSGGADLEAYRRAAQQLLEHVDAGDSEGAQAVIDDLTHLRETELFRELGTLTRDLHEAIKAFNYDERLADITSQEIPDARERLNYVITMTEQAAHRTLTVIEGSAPLAQQLAEEGARLAERWQAFQRRELNVEDFRELSRDLEAFLGRVQADSRQISDQLNEALMAQDYQDLTGQIIRKVIALVEEVEGNLVQLVRISGQRFEEDGLQRPGRAAEDAEAASERMRRGEGPTLPGQGGDDVVSGQDEVDDLLSSLGF
- a CDS encoding chemotaxis response regulator CheY, whose product is MKILVVDDFSTMRRIIKNLLRELGYNNVVEADDGNTALPILQKGGIQFLITDWNMPGMTGLELLKHVRADPNLKDLPTLMVTAEAKREQIMEAAQAGVNGYIVKPFTAATLREKIDKIFERVQAGGG
- a CDS encoding RNA polymerase sigma factor FliA, whose translation is MNGHAMYTAVAQQGDEDLVTRHASLVKRIAHHLASRLPPSVQLEDLIQAGMIGLLEAARQYDSSQGASFQTYAGIRIRGAMLDEMRRLDWTPRSVHRKGREVAEAIRTIEHQTGRDARDHEVAEALGISVAEYHNILQDVSSAKVFSIDQEDPGTGEPHEPAGHEPGPLAMLQDEAFQGELAEAIRELPERERLVMALYYDEELNLREIGEVLGVSESRVSQIHGRIMLKLRNRLGEWRREQQERTA
- a CDS encoding MinD/ParA family protein, whose product is MAKTRPVKVVAVTGGKGGVGKTNVSVNLATALSRMGQEVMLFDADLGLANVDVALGLSPKLNLSHVLSGDASLDEVLVEAPGGFTIVPASSGTQRMAELTAAEHAGLIRCFSELQRDVDVLLVDTAAGISESVVSFVRACRELVIVACNEPSSITDAYALIKVLNRYGVERFHLVANRVRSRREGQMLHQKLSVATERFLDLNLDFIGAIPEDDRLRRAVQKQQPVVETYPNSPSARAFNDLARRIDAWPTPSGATGNLEFFVERLIEYSSMGGEVT
- the flhF gene encoding flagellar biosynthesis protein FlhF, encoding MRIKRIFAANTREALRKVKEQHGPDAVVISSRNVDGGVEVISAVDYDERAVQAAARAQDPRAAEIPPLDGSPGPRPGEPDLPAAGGEPAGEAGEAGETEDEAGRAREAALARLRSLRAGGAVADDALPQREGGSASRGRPRIDSGAAERARANAAAHRSAGQERGAAAGGERREPRIDLRVGGADEDAELFDALSREHQEVERKRAEQPRRDPASRPERSQGGVGGGSAGQRHHGLGGAEHAAAIGAAAEAASSGAQSGAAAASGGGASRRRVEEEPAFQEMREEIRTLRSLFENQLSLLEWNRMGHRHPARAAVIKRLTDLGMGTEVSRKLADHIGGDENPDTAFRKALALIARHLPIAGDQIVDRGGVYALVGPTGVGKTTTVAKLAARYALRHGREQVALVSTDNYRVGAQDQLLTYARILDVPVYTATNRHELRTIVDDLMDRGLVLIDTVGMSQRDVRLAEQFKTLGSAEGLVKTYLVLSAATQMATLTESVSAFAGAEPVGCIFTKVDEASSLGGAMTCALRTKLPIAYLAVGQRVPEDLQAARGDTLVHRACALLDEHVQEADEEALALALGGGGACS
- the flhB gene encoding flagellar biosynthesis protein FlhB, giving the protein MAQESEDGQEKTEDPTPKRREESRKKGQVPRSRELTTMLLLLVAAGALLALGPFMGNQLTALLEWSFTIDRSHIYDPGIVIERLHEALGRGLLTVLPFIAVMLAAAVIAPTALGGWSFSFHPMQPKPEKLSPIKGFQRMFGTKAAVELGKALGKVLVIGGTAVGLFVLFWDNFYTMSRAPLEPSMAEGMRLFYIFFFLLALSMLVVVAIDIPYQIYDHTQKIRMTRQEVKEEFKQTEGKPEVKQRVREQQREMTNRRMMENVPDADVVITNPAHYAVALKYDQSTMRAPTVVAKGADLLAARIRELAEENDILIFQAPPLARALYHSADLDQEIPGALYFAVAQVLAYVYQFQAAQRRGWTPPQRPEPEVPSGYDTGGEASSDERGGDSRR